GTCGTTGTGAACGCACTGGAATGGGGCACCGGTATGTGACATCAGCCGCTGGTCCGTTATGCACGATGTGCCCGGACACTTACCAGAGCGACCTAGGGTGAAGATTACGTCCCGATAGTTGATGGACTTATCAACGGGCCGACAAACATCGTAGCAACCGAGGGGCACAAGTCCGGGGCTGAGATAGGCAAAAAAACATACTTAGTATTCTTGATAGGATGCACGAATACTCGGTTAATACTCACTCAAGTTCCGGTTGAAGTGAGCTAAACTTGATGATAATCTCGACTGATTCAATGACCTTCCTATCCTTTGACAGATCTAGGTGGATGGTTTCGGTGACCAGAAAGGTGGGATCGGTAAGCTGGCGGAGCAAGAGCGGGGTCAACAGGGCGCTACCGGCCCCGAGGAGATCCCCGCTTTTGCTAACCGTCACGCAAACCCCCTTCGAGGTCAAAATGCCGATGAGCTCGCAGGGACTGGCCACAAACTGACCCAGAGGATCCATTGGGAAATCCTCCACGAACATACGATCCTCGGGAAGCTCTTCAAATTTCTGGAACAGCCGAATGGAGTAACTGTAGTCCCTACTCCTACCGGGTTCACACAATTTAGACTTGACCAGTAGAACGTCGAAGTTATAGGTTTGCTGTGTGGGCTCCATGGTGAGCAGGCGTAAAACTTATATACAAATTGAGTTTGGAATTGTGTTTACTGTCTGCGGATTTGGTAAAACTTTGCTAAAATTTAAAACTATAAAGCTCCTCGGTCAGTACATAAAAAACGTGTGTAGAAAAGATTGAGAGACAATAAATTCCCAGGAACTGTCAATGTCCGAACATACGAGGATATAACATATGACACAGGTCACTAGGTTTCAATATCTCTCTAAAACTAGGTCATCTGGAACGGAGTTTCGAAAATGAGCGTTGCTTAGTTTAAGCATTTTAACTCTTATCAGAAACTACATAATCAGTTATCGCGTTCGTGGTGCACCTTTCGTTGGACCAGCAAGACCCCAGCTATTTCATATTCCATTAATAACATGCATAGTCAAGAGTTGTTTGGAAAATGAGCGTATGTGTGAGTAGCGTAAATATAATTATAGCCCAAATAATTTAACATTTGATATACGATGAACAACAGTGCATAGGTTTACTCGCAAGGGAACAGAGAATTTTTGACTATATTCCATGTCTACTTTCCGACACTATATGCCGGACTTCCGGTAATGACAACAAGGTGTGCGTAATGCATAATGCAAGTGGGAGGGTGTGGCTCCCCCGCTCTGCTCCCTTTGGGCAGTTTCTTTGCTGCATTGGATTGGTAGGATGCGTCTTATTGTCTGGCGTTGATGATGTCAACAAATTCGGGCTTCAGGGAAGCACCGCCCACTAAGAAGCCGTCGATGTCTGGCTTCTTCGCCAGCTCCTTGGCGTTGGCTGCTGTCACAGAGCCACCGTACTGGATGCGCAACGCGGCGGAAACCTCCTTGGAAATGTTGTCGGTCAGCCACTGGCGCAGGAAGGCGTGCACCTCCTGAGCCTGAAGTTAAAAGTTTTGTGGGTGAGAAAGCAGAATGGATGCAGGGTTCCGCCATTACTCACCTGTTCGGGGGTGGCAGTCTTGCCAGTGCCGATGGCCCACACAGGCTCGTAGGCGACAACCACGTTGGTCCAGTCGCGCACCTTCTTGGCATAGGCGCACATCTGACGGGCGACGACTTCGTTTGTCTTACCAGCCTCGCGCTCATCCAGTGTCTCACCGATGCAGGCGATTACCTTCAGACCTTCGGCCAGAGCATGCTCTGCTTTTTCGGCGATCAGCTCGTCGGACTCGTTGAAGATGGCGCGACGCTCAGAGTGGCCCAGGATGACCCAGTCCGCCCCGATATCCTTGAGCATGGAGGGAGAGATCTCCCCCGTGAAGGCTCCTTTGGCCACCTTGTATGCGTTTTGGCCCGCTACGCCCACGGTACAGGGTAGCAGGTTGCGGGCGTACATCAGGTAGATGGCCGGGCAGCCGATGACCACCTCAGTGTTGGGGTCCAAAGCGGCACCGCTAAGAGTCTTGCAGATCTCCGCAATGGACTTCTGGTCGCCGTTCATCTTCCAGTTGCCTCCCACGCAGAATTTTCGGGCGCTCATTTTGCTGTCTGTGCTGAAGTTTGCGTAGTGCTGCACGCCGGGCGAGTGTGAAAGCCGCAAGGGTCCGCGAGAATGCAAGAGTTAAGTTAGTTAGATGTTGAAAACGGTAATTTTGATACGGGCAGTGTTGAAAGAAATGAAATGATTAGAAATTCGCCGTCAACTTTTTCTTTTACTTATAATTTCGCTTCGAAGTTTGCTAACCTTCTTCTGACCTTCATACGTCTCCCACGGGCGCTTTGAAAGCTTTGGGAAAACAGCTGTTAGCTTGTGAGCTTTCGGGGAAACGATTAGGCGCAAGTCCACCGATATGTCAGCGCTCGGGTTGTTGTCCATGATTGCGCGGGACAGCGGGCCACTCTGATGCGTGTGCCAGACGCTTCTTCCTCTTCCACGGGTCGCGCGAACAATTTGAATCATTTTGTCTCGAAAATAAAGTTAACGTAGACGCAATTGATTAGTTCAATAAATGAAATGTACACTTGGGAACAGCTTGCTTGAAAAATTCAAACCTGCAGTTATCGATAGACTTGCTTATTTTTAGCTTCAGCCAAGACCCGAATCGAGGCCCAAAGCTTTCGAAACAGCAGAACAGCTGTTGCTTAAGCTTTTGTACATGAAATAAATATACTCTTTCTAGGAGGCCTATGAATTTTAATATCGATTTTGTTCGAGCCAAAGGTCTATACATACGATACTAACAAAATCTATTGAAATTCTGTTTTAAGCATTTTATTTTGTGTATAGGATTGATTTAACTTCAACGTTGAAATTCATTTCGAATAGCTTTCATAACATAGTTTTCACAGACGTTCAGGTGTacacaaacatacatatatacatacatacatatgttgaTACACCATATACTATACACGGTACACATATACACACAGGGGCTAACAGCAAAATTGCACAAATTTATATCATCGACTTTGCACATAAATACGTTATACTATAACAACATTAAAGATTATTTACAGAATTAGCTAGTCCATACATTAATTCGTACTCAAAATAAATGCGCATAACTGCCTAAACACTCAACTGCCGCTATCGATGGATCCGACTGAACTCGAAAGTCTAATTCCGCTAAGGTCTTCCTAATGCGGAAGGGAACTAATGAGAACCATCAAGTACTTAAAATAGAAGCTTTGACTTGCGAGTATTTGCCTAGGGACTGCTCCGGGTGGAGCCATTGCCCTCGTCCACTGGTCAGCTCTCCGCACTAGCAGTGGCCAGGGATGGTGAGGAGGCTGAGGGTGCCTCGTCGCGGGCCAGGAGATGTGCAGGTGTGGGCGTTGACGGTCCCGGTGAGTTCGTCGAAGTTGAGGTGGTTCTTGTGGCATGCGGTTGGAAGAGGTGAAACAGGTTGGAATGGTGCATAAGGCTGCTTACGGATCTCAGAGGGCTGAAGAAGCTCTCCTGGTGGTGGTTTAAAGGCGACTCTTGCGGATCGCTGagattattgttgttgttgagcGAAAGGGCTACCTCTCCATTTCCATCGCCCTGTGAACGCCCTTTGGGGTTGTTGCTGCAGGTACAGGAGCGGCTTTTCTTGAGCGAGTTCCTGGTCAGGGCGGTTCCCTTCCGGTACTTTGGCTTGTGGCCTGTTGAGCCCGGGCTAGCTTCGCTATCTATTACGTAGACgctgggggtgggggtgtTGCCTTCCTTGTGCGACGTCCCGGGGAGGCTGTTGGAATTGCCGGCAAAGAGTTTTGCCCGAAGCAGAGGTGGAAGCGGGCCATTGGTGGGCGAGGTCTGGGTGGAGCATGGTCTGCCCTTGGCCCCCTCCTGCTGAAGGGCTAGGTCCAGGTCGTAGGGCAGCTCGTGTATATTGCTGGGCTGATTCTGGTAGTCCGTATCGTCGGATCGGAGTTTCTCGCGCATGACGATGGCCAGTGATCGGCGGAGCTCAGCGGGATCCACGCCAGTCTGGTTGGGAGTACCTGGATCAAAGACATCCTCGAAATCTATGTCGTCACCGTCCTCATCGACCAGGCCTTTGTCATCTTCATCCTGGCTGGAGGAGTAGTTGTGGTTGTCATATGAGTAGACGCTGTCACAGCGCTGATGCATCCCATGTGTAGCGGGCTGAAGACTGGCAGGCTTATCAGGTGAAGTACGCGGGGGGATAGAGATACTGCTGTCGTGATCGCTCTCCCGCTTGGGACTCAGTCCCGCAGGGATCGGGAACTCGTAGCTTATCTCGCCCAGCTCTGCTCCGCTGGAGGCCTCCATGATGTTCCACATCTCGCGCTCCATCTCCGTAGTAACGGAGGCGACGGCGGCTACCGTCTGGTTGATGTTGTTGAAGCATGGTGATACTACGCCGCACTTGGGAAGCAGCTGGGAGTTCTTGAGggcctcctgctgctgccgcaGCCAGATTGGTGAGTCTGCAGGGAAAATGAGTCATTAGCTGGATCTTTGGACTAAGTGGCCGATTTGGCCGGGAGACGACGCGCACTCACACTCACCCACATAGAGGCGCGGCTGCGTGGAGCGCATGTTTGAGTCCATCGACTGGAGGCGGTGCTGGCTGGCCAAGGAAAATCTGTGGGTGGCTTCCGCCTGCTGGTCGATGTCCACGCCCATCATCTTGAGCAGCAGGTTCTTGAGTGCTGCCCGAAAGTCCTTGAGGTGGTAGGCGTAGAGCACAGGGTTTACGGCCGAATTCAAGTGTGAGAGAATGATGCAAAAGAGCGTCAGCTTGGGGTGGACATAACAGTCAGGGCAGAAGGCCTTGATGCAGTTGATCGTGTACAGTGGTATCCAGCAGATCATAAAGAATAGCACAATAATGGAAAGATTCTGCGTGGCTTTTACGTCCCGCTTGCGGGCTGCTCCCAGTACCCTTAGCATTGTGCCGGCATGACCGCCCCTTCCAGGCATTACCTGCATGGGAGCTGTAGAGGAGCGCCGGCTTAGGTCCGAGGCGGGATTCATAGTCACGATCTGGCGCACCTACGTGGAGAGCAGTATGATATAGCATGACCAATTCGGATCCAGCCAACCAGCGTGGGCAGGTGTTGAACTCACTTGTTTGATGATGACGCGATAGATGTGCGTGTAGAAGGCCAGCATGAGCAGCGCCGGTGTGATGATTGTGGCAAAATACAGGAAGACAAGGTAGTCGTAGTCCATCACCTCCACAAATAGGCACTCCTGGTTATGGGCCACATCCGCATGCCAGCCGAAGAGCGGCAGGAAGCCCACAATCGTGCCGGCCACCCAGCACATTGAGATGATGACTGCAACAGACAGCAGGGGCGAATGATAAGCAAAGGGTTACAAACCGAAGCCCGCCAAGGGACCTCCTCCAACGTCACAGTGGCCGTGGGATAGTGGCCAATAGGAATTGACAAAGAGAGCCAACTGAACTCGTCTGAACTGGGAAAATGACGCACATGCCGTTTCCCCTAGTAAAACTTGGACGGTCGCTGAGTGTTGCGGACACATTAGAGCATAACATCATCGGGCGGAGTGTGGTCCCCAATGCAAGTAAATGCGAAAGCATTTACCATTGGGATATTGCAACGGCATCAACATCTATATCTGGAGAGCACTACATTGGCTTTCGTGGCTTTGGAATACCAGTTAAAGAGTTGTGTACTATCTGCTGCACTCTAATAGTTGGCCGGATGAGCATGTCTTTGTCTTAGCCAAGCCGCAACTCAAACATCGACAGCAGGCAGGCTGAACAATGTAAGAGGAAAAGTCAGACAAAATCATTAGTAGCGAGGCAACAAAGGCCCATCAGGGATGCAGTCTTTTACTTTCAACAATGGGGACAGAACAGATAGAATATCGCCCTCTTTCTTGAACTTACAAATCGCCGTCCGGGTGCGCACGTTGCGCGAATATGCCATCGGATAGAGGATGGCCCAGTAGCGATCCACGGAGACGGCCACCAGGCAGAATATGGAAATGGTGCAGAGCACCACGAGCAGGGAGACGGTGAAGAGGCAGGCGTGCAGGTTGTGTGGCAGTCCTATGGAGGCTAGGATGGCAAAGGGCACGCCCAGACTGCCCACCAGGAAGTCAGCCATGGCCAGGGAGACGATGTAGTAGTTGGTCCTGCGGCGCAGCTTCCGTTCACGGCGAAACACAATTATGACCAGCACATTGCCGATGATGCTCACGATGGCCACAAGGATCTCGAAGACGGTGTAGGGAATGTTTAGCTCGGTGGTGGGGTTGTCTGATAGACCCGGCTCCTCTGTCTTAGCGGCGGCATGGAGCGGAGCTATTGGCAGATTAAAGGACAGATCCGTGATCGATAGGTATCGGAACTCCGACATTTTCTCAAGCTCTGTGTCCGAGCCTTGAAGGCCGATAGGAGGGAGTGTTGGCTAATTGACCGTGTGGGAGGTAACGGACCGTGTAAATTTCAgttaaattttaaaattcgTAATTGACTCGAGATGGTCATGGCTGGAGCAGCGAGAGCAATAACACATGCTGCGCATTGCGTATACGCCATGTCCATGCTCTGCTTCTACTCAGCTGCGGTGTCCCGTTTGCGGCTGCCTCGTCCTCAGTGCTACTCGATGTTTTCTATtaattttgtttccttttctTTATCTGCTTTGTTGCTTGTTGTAGCTGTCACAGGGGAGTGTGGAAGTGTATTAGCTGGAAAAATAAAGATATGAAACGCAGTTCTTGTAATTTATTGTTATTTCAATCATTATAAACTTATCCAATTAAGATTTATCCTATTACGGcgaatgtgccagaaatttcTCAATCAGAATTCAAATCAGAACTAGTTGAATACATACTCATGGATTACATTGCAAAGTTTACGCACCTCTTTAGCTAGTGTGGGGATAAGTAATAGGAAATCTATCCTATATACTCGAATATATACTTAACAGTCACTTAGTTCACTTTCCAAGCCGAGCTTTAAGCCACGCCGCTGCACTCTTATCACAGCGTCTATCACAAAAGCGTCTAGAGGAGAAGTTCTACTGTGtgtatgtgtctgtgtgtgagtGCGTGATAAGAAAGTAATAAATTAGTCTCTCGAAAGCTCTAGCTATTttatgcatacatacatgtacaaACATTTATATACACATATGCATATTTCAACGcattatttaattaatttttctgccttttattttaattatgtgTAATTATGTGGAAAAAAACTTAAGCGGACGTGTACTTCTATTTCGCTACCTTCTTAACTCTGATCCAACCAGCGATCACCCTCTCGTCAATCCACTAGACTCTGGATCCCTTAGAAGCTTGCCCACTCTATCATGGTCTTATATTCTCCGAGTACCGGGTACAAAGAGAGGAAACACTTAATCATTGTTCGGGACATTTGTTACTCATACACATAAAAGGGAAAAATTAATTGTGGTAATTTTTTAATGTAATAAATTGATAAATATTTGCCAAAAATACGTTAAATGGAACTCGATATCGATAACGACGAGCGGCGAGTGACTAGAAAACATGGCATCAAATCCCATTTTCCATGCACCGACTGTGAGATACTCTTGAAAACATAATTCTGACTCACTCCAGCCTTTTGTGTTTTTCAAGGCAATCAATAATCAGGTTTATGTTGAAAACACTCAAGGTTTCAAATTTACGCAGTTCTTCTAGGGATAGAAAATAGTGTATATattgcacatacatacatatgtatgtactcaTCTTCATATTAGAGACTACCCTTGCTTACGAGTATGCGGAGTATTTTTTCGATATCTCCTTTGTATGCAGCAAATACAAAGCCGTAAAAGTAAACATTGGGGCCCAGTCCCGGACAGCTACAAAATCAATTGCTAGACAATCGAACTGGAGTGGAGATGGGAGTGGCGAGGACGCAACTTGGGCCAGAAGGCACACACAGTCATTGACACCCCATAAATAACCGAGCATCCAAGCGTGTATATCCGCAAGGATATCTCGCCTGTTAGGCGCAGCCCGAGCGGGAGAGAGCCAAGGAGCAGCGGGGGGTGATAATAGCATGGACTGGGATTTGTTCTACAGCGGGAAGTCATGGAAATCGATCAAAAAGCGTGTGAATTGGTCTTATTTTATAGTTACTAGGAACTAAAGCCAGATAAAATTACATTGGGGGAAGAGCAGTTGAGTTTAAAAGAGCTTACTGCTCAATCATTTGGTCGAGGGTTTTGGCTGTGAAAGTGCATCCATCAAGCTATGACAACAATTTGCGGTACATGGAAACGTTTTCCATTTAATTGGCCCACCTTCGACCTGCTCGCTTTGCTCCTTGCGGTCTTACGATTCATCAACTTAGTCGTGGCAGTTGCCGCTAAGTGAAAAGCAGCAAGTGGAAAATGAAGAGCATAGAGTGTGGGGTAGGCACTTCATCAAGCCTGAGCACTTAGGGCCAGACACTAACCCGCTCTGACCTGAGACTTTCCTCGTAGAAAGGCTTGTCAAATTATCGGTGTTCTTCAGCCAGCCCTTATGGACGACACTCAGTTATTGCCCAACTTATTGGCAATGGAATTTATGTTGCTTTCCCCCATAGCTGTTATCCTCCTGCTCTGTCTCAACGAAACTCCCCGTGGACCGAGCTCGCTTGCGTGTTAAGCTGGGTCGACATTTGGAGCAAGTCGATTCGCTTAATTGCCTTTTGCCTAATTAATTCAAtcgagcaggagcaggaggacaGCACGACCCCAGGAGCACCAGGAGCTATCCAGCAACAGACAAAAGGCCACAGGCGGCATttgcattccattccatttctATTTCCATTTCTGTTAAAAACTCAATCAACAAATGGTACTGCAATTGCGATAGGGTGCTGATTTAATTAATTTGGCAAGCACAATTAGCGATCGCCGTGGCCGTGGGCTGTGTGAGGGAGCGCTCAAAGTGTCGCCGCCTAAGAGCGGCCCAGTTCACTGCACCCGACACCTCCAACCTATATAAATTGTTTGAATTCATTAGGTGTGCCTTATGAGGAGCTGTGAATGACGAGCAGAATCACAAGCCAGAGCTTTGACATGGCCATAATTTGAATCACTGCCTGGGCCATGGGTTATGGAATGCCTTGTTAGTGCTTAGTACGTGACTGGTTAGCGGAATCCAAATTGGCTTACAGTGGCCAAGAAGACGCAGTACTCATGCTCAAGGCAGCATGGCTCCTTTCAGCCATTACTCATACGCTCCATATCTAGGGCCTCCTGCAACTGTTTAAACTTTGCGCATTTGTCAGGCGCATGCCAGGGTTGGAGCTGGAGCCACGAAATTCAAGGCCTCGCTGTACCTAATCCCCCTTCGAATCTTTTAGCTGCAAGTGCAAAAACTGTCAAAATCAGTTTCTGTTTATTACCCTGTCGCCATCAAATTGGTTCTCTTTTCTTGGTCTTGCTGCAAGAGAATAACCCAAAAAGTGTTTCCAGCTCGTTGCATCGACACACCAAGTCCGGGACCTCTTCCCTCTCCACGTTGCTTGTCAGCAGATAAAACGCTTTTCTACTACACGACATTATCTGGGAGGGAGACGGTGGAGTGTGATAACATACGGCTTACGGCTGTGATAACAAATGAAAGACCAAGAGCACGGCCAACATTCCATACATGCGCCTGCCACTGGCCCTCAACAAAGTTGTATAGCTGATAGGAGTTTCAGTAAACATCTGCATTTTTCcatctgcagctgctgctccaggtCTAAGAATTTCGGATTTAAATGTATCTCTTCTTATGCGTCGAAAGAAAGCGCGCTTTAAgtttattttccattttccttTGGACCATTTGTCTTCGTTGCGTTTTTTTGTGCGTGGCCATCGTCGTCACTTCACACGTTTAATTAAAGCCACGAGAGAACTGCAGCGAAACCCCACGGAGCGCGCAAGCAGCCTGAGGACATGATGCGCCAATTTTTCCTGCTTTGCTAAACTGGCAAATTAATTATAGAGGTTTTTCTTCCTGTCTAAATTTATcgttaaattaaatttatcttGGAATAGTTCATTCAATTTACCCTATTGTACCCTTGTACCCCACTTTACCCTATTTCTATTTCAAGAGCCTATTTTGATTGTGGTCAGATATTGGTAGGCAATGAATGAAACTAGGTTGGGTGGTATAAAATCCACCAGCACCATAAATAGCTAAAATCTTCCCACGTCACAGAGTGGTTATCTCCAAATTGTCATTGCTAATATCGGATTCCGATGCATTACATCCCCAATCCAGGTCTGCAATTGCTAGTTGCGTTTGCATTGCATGTTACCGTCACGTGCGAGGGACTGCAACTCAATAGGGGAAGTGGACATTCATACTAGCCTAGTCCTACAGGGTACTCGGGATCCCCTTGGCAGGAATGAATACTCGCCCAGTTCCGGACTCAGCTCTATGGAAACCCCTATAGTCTCCGGGGCACATGTGACGAGCTTCCCATGTCAACGCGCTGGCATGTTGATAGATAAGTCAACCGCGGGTCTGGCTATGTCCCTGCTGCCAGTAGATAAATACGCCCAGCAAAAGTCCCGGGTGAATAATACCTCACCAGCAATACAATGTACAATGCTAAGTTATGCCATGGAGGTGGGAAGGATGGCTCTCAATTCGGCAATCGGCAGTCAGCAATCGGCCTAAGAGTTATATGACAGAGACACGAGTAAAGTCCGGCGGCTACCGCATTGCCCAGTGACAGGGTGACGGGGTGACAGTAACAGTCACAGTACGGGTGATAGTGATAGCGATAGGGTGGGCCTATTCCCTTCGCCTTCTCACCTTTTGTCCTGCCAAATACGAGATCAGCCTTTCAACCTGCTATCTTCTCTCCACTATTTCGGCCGGCCAGTTGTGTTAACATATGAGTAAATTGTACGTAATTAAATGTTATGAGTTTGTTATCTTCGGACCTGCTTTTTCCGTACGCACAAAACGTTGCTAGCAATGGTCTTTCGGGTTCGACGCTGCTTCCCCATTGATTCACATTCATATGTGGTACCCAATACCCTATCGGAGGGTGGTTGAGCAGCGAGCGGACAGTCAAATCAATCAAGGAAGACAGACAGTTCCACAATTGGACAATATACGGCGTTATTGCTTTCATTTCTTGCTGCTGACCGTACGTAGGAACAATATTTCGGGACTCCCTTCCTGCATGGTCCAATTCCCCAGATGCAGCGCTTGCTCCATGCCAGCTGCCATCTTAATTTCATTTTCTATTCAGTGGAAACCATAAAGGAGCGAGACTTCCCAGCCTCCTCTTCCTTGATGCTGATTATTGTTTTTCTTTACTGCCATTAGGAGGTCCTGTGATTGAATTCGCCTTACGCATGAAGAGTCAAAAAGAGTCAGAGGCCAAATCCATCAGACTCCTCCCAGCCCTCCTAGAGCCCAATGTTTTAAGGCGGCTTAAGACGTCCGCTGCCAAGGACAAATGGCAGGCGATGAAGTCAAGGCTTTGCATAAGC
This region of Drosophila miranda strain MSH22 chromosome 2, D.miranda_PacBio2.1, whole genome shotgun sequence genomic DNA includes:
- the LOC108156018 gene encoding triosephosphate isomerase isoform X1 codes for the protein MDNNPSADISVDLRLIVSPKAHKLTAVFPKLSKRPWETYEGQKKHYANFSTDSKMSARKFCVGGNWKMNGDQKSIAEICKTLSGAALDPNTEVVIGCPAIYLMYARNLLPCTVGVAGQNAYKVAKGAFTGEISPSMLKDIGADWVILGHSERRAIFNESDELIAEKAEHALAEGLKVIACIGETLDEREAGKTNEVVARQMCAYAKKVRDWTNVVVAYEPVWAIGTGKTATPEQAQEVHAFLRQWLTDNISKEVSAALRIQYGGSVTAANAKELAKKPDIDGFLVGGASLKPEFVDIINARQ
- the LOC108156018 gene encoding triosephosphate isomerase isoform X2; its protein translation is MKHYANFSTDSKMSARKFCVGGNWKMNGDQKSIAEICKTLSGAALDPNTEVVIGCPAIYLMYARNLLPCTVGVAGQNAYKVAKGAFTGEISPSMLKDIGADWVILGHSERRAIFNESDELIAEKAEHALAEGLKVIACIGETLDEREAGKTNEVVARQMCAYAKKVRDWTNVVVAYEPVWAIGTGKTATPEQAQEVHAFLRQWLTDNISKEVSAALRIQYGGSVTAANAKELAKKPDIDGFLVGGASLKPEFVDIINARQ
- the LOC108156016 gene encoding G-protein coupled receptor moody isoform X2; the encoded protein is MSEFRYLSITDLSFNLPIAPLHAAAKTEEPGLSDNPTTELNIPYTVFEILVAIVSIIGNVLVIIVFRRERKLRRRTNYYIVSLAMADFLVGSLGVPFAILASIGLPHNLHACLFTVSLLVVLCTISIFCLVAVSVDRYWAILYPMAYSRNVRTRTAIFIISMCWVAGTIVGFLPLFGWHADVAHNQECLFVEVMDYDYLVFLYFATIITPALLMLAFYTHIYRVIIKQVRQIVTMNPASDLSRRSSTAPMQVMPGRGGHAGTMLRVLGAARKRDVKATQNLSIIVLFFMICWIPLYTINCIKAFCPDCYVHPKLTLFCIILSHLNSAVNPVLYAYHLKDFRAALKNLLLKMMGVDIDQQAEATHRFSLASQHRLQSMDSNMRSTQPRLYVDSPIWLRQQQEALKNSQLLPKCGVVSPCFNNINQTVAAVASVTTEMEREMWNIMEASSGAELGEISYEFPIPAGLSPKRESDHDSSISIPPRTSPDKPASLQPATHGMHQRCDSVYSYDNHNYSSSQDEDDKGLVDEDGDDIDFEDVFDPGTPNQTGVDPAELRRSLAIVMREKLRSDDTDYQNQPSNIHELPYDLDLALQQEGAKGRPCSTQTSPTNGPLPPLLRAKLFAGNSNSLPGTSHKEGNTPTPSVYVIDSEASPGSTGHKPKYRKGTALTRNSLKKSRSCTCSNNPKGRSQGDGNGEVALSLNNNNNLSDPQESPLNHHQESFFSPLRSVSSLMHHSNLFHLFQPHATRTTSTSTNSPGPSTPTPAHLLARDEAPSASSPSLATASAES
- the LOC108156016 gene encoding uncharacterized protein LOC108156016 isoform X3, coding for MSEFRYLSITDLSFNLPIAPLHAAAKTEEPGLSDNPTTELNIPYTVFEILVAIVSIIGNVLVIIVFRRERKLRRRTNYYIVSLAMADFLVGSLGVPFAILASIGLPHNLHACLFTVSLLVVLCTISIFCLVAVSVDRYWAILYPMAYSRNVRTRTAIFIISMCWVAGTIVGFLPLFGWHADVAHNQECLFVEVMDYDYLVFLYFATIITPALLMLAFYTHIYRVIIKQVRQIVTMNPASDLSRRSSTAPMQDFRAALKNLLLKMMGVDIDQQAEATHRFSLASQHRLQSMDSNMRSTQPRLYVGEYSPIWLRQQQEALKNSQLLPKCGVVSPCFNNINQTVAAVASVTTEMEREMWNIMEASSGAELGEISYEFPIPAGLSPKRESDHDSSISIPPRTSPDKPASLQPATHGMHQRCDSVYSYDNHNYSSSQDEDDKGLVDEDGDDIDFEDVFDPGTPNQTGVDPAELRRSLAIVMREKLRSDDTDYQNQPSNIHELPYDLDLALQQEGAKGRPCSTQTSPTNGPLPPLLRAKLFAGNSNSLPGTSHKEGNTPTPSVYVIDSEASPGSTGHKPKYRKGTALTRNSLKKSRSCTCSNNPKGRSQGDGNGEVALSLNNNNNLSDPQESPLNHHQESFFSPLRSVSSLMHHSNLFHLFQPHATRTTSTSTNSPGPSTPTPAHLLARDEAPSASSPSLATASAES
- the LOC108156016 gene encoding D(1C) dopamine receptor isoform X1 is translated as MSEFRYLSITDLSFNLPIAPLHAAAKTEEPGLSDNPTTELNIPYTVFEILVAIVSIIGNVLVIIVFRRERKLRRRTNYYIVSLAMADFLVGSLGVPFAILASIGLPHNLHACLFTVSLLVVLCTISIFCLVAVSVDRYWAILYPMAYSRNVRTRTAIFIISMCWVAGTIVGFLPLFGWHADVAHNQECLFVEVMDYDYLVFLYFATIITPALLMLAFYTHIYRVIIKQVRQIVTMNPASDLSRRSSTAPMQVMPGRGGHAGTMLRVLGAARKRDVKATQNLSIIVLFFMICWIPLYTINCIKAFCPDCYVHPKLTLFCIILSHLNSAVNPVLYAYHLKDFRAALKNLLLKMMGVDIDQQAEATHRFSLASQHRLQSMDSNMRSTQPRLYVGEYSPIWLRQQQEALKNSQLLPKCGVVSPCFNNINQTVAAVASVTTEMEREMWNIMEASSGAELGEISYEFPIPAGLSPKRESDHDSSISIPPRTSPDKPASLQPATHGMHQRCDSVYSYDNHNYSSSQDEDDKGLVDEDGDDIDFEDVFDPGTPNQTGVDPAELRRSLAIVMREKLRSDDTDYQNQPSNIHELPYDLDLALQQEGAKGRPCSTQTSPTNGPLPPLLRAKLFAGNSNSLPGTSHKEGNTPTPSVYVIDSEASPGSTGHKPKYRKGTALTRNSLKKSRSCTCSNNPKGRSQGDGNGEVALSLNNNNNLSDPQESPLNHHQESFFSPLRSVSSLMHHSNLFHLFQPHATRTTSTSTNSPGPSTPTPAHLLARDEAPSASSPSLATASAES